One window of Streptomyces sp. SUK 48 genomic DNA carries:
- a CDS encoding steroid 3-ketoacyl-CoA thiolase gives MAAEPVIVEAVRTPIGKRGGALANLHPAYLLGETYRELLGRTGIPADAVEQIVGGTVTHAGEQSMNPARTAWLTVGLPYETAATTVDCQCGSSQQASHMVANMVAAGVIDVGISCGVEAMSRVPLGSGSKHGPGKPFPDEWNVDLPNQFEAAERIARHRGLTREDVDAFGLRSQERAALAWAEERFKRETFAVQVPTTEEEQYAGQGMWRLVDRDEGLRDTSMEALARLKPVMPTAVHTAGNSSQISDGSAAIMWASKRMARALKLRPRARIVAQALVGADPHFHLDGPIDATRAVLGKAGMSLKDIDLVEINEAFASVVLSWAQVFEQDLAKVNVNGGAIALGHPVGSTGARLITTALHELERTDKEFALITMCAGGGLATGTIIQRL, from the coding sequence ATGGCCGCGGAACCCGTGATCGTCGAAGCCGTCCGAACCCCGATCGGCAAGCGCGGCGGCGCGCTCGCCAACCTGCACCCCGCCTATCTGCTGGGCGAGACCTACCGTGAACTCCTCGGCCGTACCGGCATTCCCGCCGACGCGGTCGAGCAGATCGTCGGCGGCACGGTGACCCATGCCGGCGAGCAGTCCATGAACCCCGCGCGCACCGCCTGGCTGACCGTGGGACTGCCGTACGAGACCGCCGCGACGACCGTGGACTGCCAGTGCGGGTCCTCGCAGCAGGCGTCGCACATGGTGGCCAACATGGTGGCGGCGGGCGTCATCGACGTCGGCATCAGCTGCGGTGTCGAGGCGATGTCCCGGGTGCCGCTGGGCTCCGGCTCCAAGCACGGGCCGGGCAAGCCCTTCCCCGACGAGTGGAACGTCGATCTGCCCAACCAGTTCGAGGCGGCGGAGCGGATCGCGCGCCACCGGGGGCTGACCCGCGAGGACGTGGACGCGTTCGGGCTGCGGTCCCAGGAGCGGGCGGCGCTCGCCTGGGCGGAGGAGCGGTTCAAGCGGGAGACGTTCGCGGTGCAGGTGCCCACCACGGAGGAGGAGCAGTACGCCGGCCAGGGCATGTGGCGGCTGGTCGACCGGGACGAGGGGCTGCGGGACACCTCCATGGAGGCGCTGGCCCGGCTCAAGCCGGTGATGCCGACCGCGGTGCACACGGCGGGCAACTCCTCGCAGATCTCGGACGGTTCGGCCGCGATCATGTGGGCGTCCAAGCGGATGGCCCGCGCGCTGAAGCTGCGGCCCCGGGCGCGGATCGTCGCGCAGGCGCTGGTGGGCGCCGACCCGCACTTCCATCTCGACGGGCCGATCGACGCGACCCGGGCGGTGCTGGGCAAGGCGGGGATGTCGCTGAAGGACATCGACCTGGTGGAGATCAACGAGGCGTTCGCGTCGGTGGTGCTGAGCTGGGCGCAGGTGTTCGAGCAGGACCTGGCGAAGGTCAACGTCAACGGCGGCGCGATCGCGCTCGGCCACCCGGTCGGTTCGACGGGCGCCCGTCTGATCACCACGGCCCTGCACGAACTGGAGCGCACCGACAAGGAGTTCGCGCTGATCACGATGTGCGCCGGGGGCGGCCTGGCGACCGGCACGATCATCCAGCGGCTGTAG
- a CDS encoding cytochrome P450: protein MHCPALPDGFDFTDPDLLHHRVPLPEFAELRRTEPVRWIPQPHGIAGFADAGYWAVTRHADVKYVSTHPELFSSFLNTAVIRFDEHISRDAIDVQRLILLNMDPPEHTRVRQIVQRGFTPRSIRALEDRLRARAEAIVGAARSRTGPFDFVTEVACELPLQAIAELIGVPQEDRAKIFDWSNKMIAYDDPEYAITEEIGARSAAEIISYAMDMAAERKRCPARDIVTTLVAAEDEGNLNSDEFGFFVLMLAVAGNETTRNAITHGMHAFLTHPEQWDLFKRERPATAAEEIVRWATPVNSFQRTATQDTELGGTPIRKGDRVGLFYASANHDPAVFTDPESFDITRDPNPHLGFGGGGPHYCLGKSLAVLEIDLIFHALADAMPDLRLVDAPRRLRSAWINGIKQLQVTTG, encoded by the coding sequence ATGCACTGCCCCGCGCTGCCCGACGGGTTCGACTTCACCGACCCCGACCTGCTGCACCACCGGGTGCCCCTGCCGGAGTTCGCCGAGCTGCGCCGCACCGAGCCGGTCCGCTGGATACCGCAACCGCACGGCATCGCCGGATTCGCCGACGCCGGCTACTGGGCCGTGACCCGGCACGCGGACGTCAAGTACGTCTCCACGCACCCGGAGCTGTTCTCCTCCTTCCTCAACACCGCCGTCATCCGCTTCGACGAGCACATCTCGCGCGACGCCATCGACGTACAGCGGCTGATCCTGCTCAACATGGATCCCCCGGAACATACGCGGGTACGGCAGATCGTGCAGCGCGGCTTCACGCCACGCTCGATCCGCGCCCTGGAGGACCGGCTGCGCGCCCGCGCCGAGGCGATCGTCGGCGCGGCCCGCAGCCGTACGGGGCCCTTCGACTTCGTCACCGAGGTCGCCTGCGAACTGCCGCTCCAGGCCATCGCCGAGCTGATCGGCGTGCCCCAGGAGGACCGCGCGAAGATCTTCGACTGGTCGAACAAGATGATCGCCTACGACGATCCCGAGTACGCCATCACCGAGGAGATCGGCGCCCGGTCCGCGGCCGAGATCATCTCCTACGCGATGGACATGGCCGCCGAACGCAAGCGCTGCCCGGCCCGCGACATCGTCACCACGCTGGTCGCGGCGGAGGACGAGGGCAACCTGAACTCCGACGAGTTCGGCTTCTTCGTGCTGATGCTGGCGGTCGCCGGGAACGAGACGACGCGCAACGCCATCACCCACGGCATGCACGCCTTCCTCACCCACCCCGAGCAGTGGGACCTCTTCAAGCGGGAGCGCCCGGCGACCGCGGCCGAGGAGATCGTGCGCTGGGCGACCCCGGTCAACTCCTTCCAGCGCACCGCCACCCAGGACACCGAACTCGGCGGGACGCCCATCAGGAAGGGCGACCGGGTGGGCCTCTTCTACGCCTCCGCCAACCACGACCCGGCCGTCTTCACCGACCCCGAATCCTTCGACATCACCCGCGACCCCAACCCCCACCTCGGCTTCGGCGGCGGCGGACCCCACTACTGCCTGGGCAAGTCCCTCGCCGTCCTGGAGATCGACCTGATCTTCCACGCCCTCGCCGACGCCATGCCGGACCTCAGGCTCGTCGACGCCCCGCGCCGGCTGCGCTCGGCCTGGATCAACGGCATCAAGCAGCTCCAGGTGACCACCGGCTGA
- a CDS encoding YoaK family protein gives MRLVLVLITLTVVSGLIDAVSYLGLGRVFTANMTGNVVVLGFAAAGAPGFSVPRTATSLCCFLVGAVAGGRVATRFGDGGSRRRWARLTLAAEAVLVGLSAAAAFAWPGRGGTVYALIALTAFAMGVRNATVRRLGVPDLTTTVLTMTLTGLAADSRLGNGTGHRSPRRTASVLAMLVGAFAGAWLVLHHGLGIPLLIAAAASAVLAVSASGKE, from the coding sequence CTGCGGCTGGTGCTCGTTCTGATCACGCTGACCGTGGTGAGCGGCCTGATCGACGCCGTCAGCTATCTGGGCCTGGGCCGCGTCTTCACCGCGAACATGACCGGCAACGTGGTGGTGCTGGGCTTCGCGGCGGCCGGGGCGCCCGGGTTCTCGGTGCCGCGCACCGCGACCTCGCTGTGCTGCTTCCTCGTCGGCGCGGTGGCGGGCGGCCGGGTGGCCACCCGGTTCGGGGACGGCGGGTCCCGGCGCCGCTGGGCGCGGCTGACGCTGGCGGCCGAGGCGGTCCTGGTGGGGCTGTCGGCGGCGGCCGCCTTCGCCTGGCCGGGCCGGGGCGGCACGGTCTACGCCCTCATCGCCCTCACCGCCTTCGCGATGGGCGTGCGCAACGCGACGGTCCGCAGGCTCGGGGTCCCCGATCTGACCACCACGGTCCTGACCATGACCCTGACCGGCCTGGCCGCCGACTCCCGCCTCGGCAACGGCACGGGGCACCGCTCCCCGCGCCGTACCGCCTCCGTGCTCGCCATGCTCGTCGGGGCCTTCGCCGGGGCGTGGCTGGTGCTGCACCACGGCCTGGGCATCCCGCTGCTGATCGCGGCCGCCGCCTCCGCGGTGCTCGCGGTGTCCGCCTCCGGGAAGGAGTGA